One segment of Ipomoea triloba cultivar NCNSP0323 chromosome 12, ASM357664v1 DNA contains the following:
- the LOC115998397 gene encoding WAT1-related protein At5g40240-like: protein MVTMGNQFLSGEVLPFAAMVAVECVEVAIGTLSKASMNAGLSTLVYIVYYNFLGTLLLLPSFILRRRRSDAPSLTFSILCKCFILGLLGICLMQIFLFEGLKYSSPTLEGGISNLIPGFTFLLAVIFRMEKLDLRKASSQAKSLGTIVAIIGASVMTLYEGPILLGYTSSSDANNATDQTVEAQQSNWVLGGVLFTGASLMLSGWNILQTATVKEFPEQVTIVFFTCCFGTIQCAIFSLFMERNLEAWILVPGIGIIAVVLSAIFGAAFNRNVTTWCLEQKGPLYVATFKPLFVVIAAFTSYLFLGDALHLGSVIGAIIIIVGFYTVMWGKAKEKAMMELEEIVCEPESPNGRSPLLHK, encoded by the exons ATGGTGACAATGGGGAACCAGTTTTTAAGCGGGGAAGTTTTACCCTTTGCAGCAATGGTAGCGGTGGAGTGCGTGGAGGTCGCCATTGGAACACTTTCTAAAGCTTCCATGAACGCCGGTCTCAGCACTCTTGTCTACATTGTTTATTACAATTTCCTCGgcacccttcttcttcttccctccTTCATCCTCAGACGCCGCAG AAGTGATGCGCCTTCTCTCACCTTCTCTATCCTGTGTAAATGTTTCATCCTCGGCTTGCTtgg GATTTGTTTGATGCAGATATTTCTCTTTGAAGGGCTCAAATACAGCTCCCCAACTCTTGAAGGTGGCATTAGCAATTTAATCCctggttttacatttttgcttGCTGTAATTTTCAG gaTGGAGAAGTTAGATTTAAGAAAAGCTAGCAGTCAAGCAAAATCCTTGGGCACCATAGTGGCGATCATAGGGGCATCTGTCATGACTTTGTATGAAGGCCCAATACTCCTGGGATATACTTCATCTTCTGATGCCAATAATGCAACTGATCAGACAGTAGAGGCACAACAGTCAAATTGGGTACTTGGAGGCGTTCTATTTACAGGTGCCAGTCTTATGTTATCGGGATGGAATATTCTTCAG ACAGCTACTGTAAAGGAATTCCCTGAACAAGTTACCATAGTGTTTTTCACTTGTTGCTTTGGGACCATCCAATGTGCCATTTTCTCTCTATTTATGGAAAGGAATCTCGAGGCTTGGATCCTGGTGCCTGGAATTGGGATTATAGCGGTTGTTCTTTCA GCAATATTTGGTGCTGCGTTCAACCGGAATGTTACAACTTGGTGCTTGGAACAGAAGGGTCCTCTTTATGTAGCCACGTTCAAGCCCCTGTTCGTGGTCATTGCAGCTTTCACGAGTTACTTGTTCCTAGGAGACGCTCTTCATTTGGGGAG TGTGATTGGAGCAATAATCATTATTGTTGGATTTTATACTGTGATGTGGGGGAAGGCCAAAGAGAAAGCTATGATGGAGCTTGAGGAGATTGTGTGTGAACCTGAATCACCAAACGGAAGATCACCTCTGTTGCACAAGTGA
- the LOC115999141 gene encoding uncharacterized protein LOC115999141: protein MASNPLLIPPINPFLHNKAAILVHQFPISSTGRRLSHRRPIVRASISRRQLITAAAALIIAASSSKAVDKLLPTRERANLSTNKSKQERPRFFDLAARKMCWAKAETVPGRDPGRWRKDAAGNIVGKRFHSCLGCLCFEYDHVVPFSKGGESVPENCQILQTKVNRFKADKVAVNKMQLKGYSCGINFSDKELDTIEIAVYGDIMRPGNRCRVATIDEMLGIYKSKNRIVTCNSGN, encoded by the coding sequence ATGGCCTCTAATCCCTTACTTATCCCTCCTATCAACCCCTTTTTACACAACAAAGCCGCCATTCTTGTCCACCAATTCCCAATTTCCTCGACAGGTCGGAGGCTTTCTCACAGGCGGCCGATCGTCAGAGCGTCTATCAGCCGCCGGCAGCTGATAACCGCCGCCGCGGCGTTGATTATTGCAGCCTCGTCGTCTAAAGCTGTCGACAAGCTTCTCCCGACACGGGAGAGAGCGAATCTTAGTACCAACAAATCCAAGCAGGAGAGACCAAGATTCTTCGACTTAGCGGCCAGAAAAATGTGCTGGGCCAAGGCCGAAACCGTTCCCGGCCGAGATCCCGGGAGGTGGAGAAAAGACGCCGCGGGAAACATTGTCGGCAAGCGTTTTCACAGCTGCCTAGGTTGCCTCTGCTTCGAGTACGACCACGTTGTTCCCTTCTCCAAAGGCGGCGAGTCGGTGCCGGAAAATTGTCAAATTCTTCAGACCAAGGTCAATAGGTTCAAAGCAGATAAGGTTGCGGTTAACAAAATGCAACTCAAAGGGTATTCTTGCGGCATCAATTTCAGTGACAAAGAACTTGACACCATTGAGATTGCTGTTTATGGAGACATTATGCGACCTGGGAACCGATGTCGTGTCGCAACTATTGATGAAATGCTTGGAATATACAAGTCTAAAAACAGAATTGTTACTTGCAACTCTGGGAACTGA
- the LOC115999143 gene encoding mitochondrial pyruvate carrier 4, with product MATSKLQALWNHPAGPKTIHFWAPTFKWGISIANIADFSKPPEKLSYPQQIAVTATGVIWSRYSTVITPKNWNLFSVNVAMAGTGIYQLTRKIRHDYFNVEHAAVAKE from the exons ATGGCAACCTCCAAGCTCCAAGCTCTCTGGAATCACCCCGCTGGCCCTAAAACCA TTCATTTCTGGGCACCAACCTTCAAGTGGGGTATTAGCATAGCCAACATTGCTGACTTTTCTAAACCACCAGAGAAGCTCTCCTATCCCCAGCAGATAG CGGTTACTGCCACTGGAGTTATCTGGTCACGCTATAGCACTGTAATTACACCA AAGAACTGGAACCTATTTAGTGTAAATGTGGCCATGGCAGGCACCGGCATCTACCAACTTACTCGAAAAATAAG GCATGATTATTTTAACGTAGAGCATGCAGCTGTAGCAAAAGAGTGA